The window GAAGGACTCTTCGCCGCCTACGAGAGCGTCGAGTTTCTCGCGCCGGTCTACGCCGGCGATTACATCGAAGCGTACGGCGAGATCACGAAGACCGGGAACACGTCGCGCACGATGAGCTTCGAGGCGCGCAAGATCATCGCTGCGCGTCCAGATCTTTCTCCCAGCGCCGCCGATGTCGTCGACGAACCCATCGTGGTCGTGCGGGCGCGCGGAACGTGCGTCGTTCCCAAGGCCAATCAGCGCAACGTTGCGCCTCGATAAATTTCTTAAAGTCGCGCGGCTCGCAAAACGCCGCACCGAGGCCAAAGAGGCGCTCGATGCCGGACGCATCTTCGATCGGCGCGGACGACCGCTCAAAGCGGGTTACGACGTCAAGGCCGGCGACGTGCTCGAAATTCACTACGCTCGCAAAATCCTCACCGTGCGCGTTGAGTCGGTTCCGTTGCGCGTGACGCCCGGCGTAAAGCCGGTCGAGCTGTACACGATTCTCGGCGAACGCAAAGACTCGGAACAGTGGCTCTAACCAATCGCGTTTCGTTTTCGGCGGACGTCAAGGACGCGCTGGCGCGCGACCTCCCCGCGAACGTAGCCGCGCGCGCGGCGCTGCGCGACGGTCTTGCACGGTACGGCGCACGCGAGGGCACCTTCCGCACGCAACGTCCGGCCGTTGCTCGTCTGGCGCGCGTGCTCTCCGGCGATTCCCCCTCGATTGCGAAACTCGCCGGTAAACGTCTCTATCGTACAGCGACATACGAACTTGCAATTCCGTTACCCGCATCGCGCATGCCCCGTTCGCAGCCCGAGCGCAGAATGGAGGCACGCGGTGCGTTTCTCGCATGCGGTTCGGTCGCAACACCGGCACACGGCTACCATCTGGAATTCGTCGTCGCAGGCGAGCATGATGCGACGCGCTTGACGTCGATTCTCACGCAGCTCGGCGTCCCTCCCAAACGCACGATTCGCAAGAGCCGCGCGCTGCTTTATTACAAGGATCTCGATGCGATCGTCGCCGTGCTCGGCCAAATCGGCGCGTATAGCGCCGTACTGCAGCTCGAAGACGTGCGCGCGATAAAAGAAACGAAGAATCGCATTCGGCGCTTGGTCAATACCGAAGCTGCGAACCTCGATCGCTCGACCAGCGCCTCCGCGACACAGCGCGAAGCGATCGCGCTCGTCGCCGATCGCTACGGACTGCGCAGGCTCACGCCGGCAATGCGCGAGATCGCGCAGTTGCGGATGCAGCACCCCGAAGAATCGCTCTCACAATTGGGCCGGCGTTGCCGCCCGGCGGTCCCCAA of the Candidatus Baltobacteraceae bacterium genome contains:
- a CDS encoding S4 domain-containing protein; the encoded protein is MRLDKFLKVARLAKRRTEAKEALDAGRIFDRRGRPLKAGYDVKAGDVLEIHYARKILTVRVESVPLRVTPGVKPVELYTILGERKDSEQWL
- the whiA gene encoding DNA-binding protein WhiA produces the protein MALTNRVSFSADVKDALARDLPANVAARAALRDGLARYGAREGTFRTQRPAVARLARVLSGDSPSIAKLAGKRLYRTATYELAIPLPASRMPRSQPERRMEARGAFLACGSVATPAHGYHLEFVVAGEHDATRLTSILTQLGVPPKRTIRKSRALLYYKDLDAIVAVLGQIGAYSAVLQLEDVRAIKETKNRIRRLVNTEAANLDRSTSASATQREAIALVADRYGLRRLTPAMREIAQLRMQHPEESLSQLGRRCRPAVPKATVNGRLAGILRLARRLREGGARV
- a CDS encoding hotdog domain-containing protein, giving the protein MAARENSGVTLRVRMSAHDAHYGGNLVDGARILSLFGDVATQLLIEHDGDEGLFAAYESVEFLAPVYAGDYIEAYGEITKTGNTSRTMSFEARKIIAARPDLSPSAADVVDEPIVVVRARGTCVVPKANQRNVAPR